In one window of Zingiber officinale cultivar Zhangliang chromosome 11A, Zo_v1.1, whole genome shotgun sequence DNA:
- the LOC122031573 gene encoding uncharacterized protein LOC122031573, with protein sequence MNENAPGNNQMKSPTIQKDLTRACAAEVTNVILNDIKDNIFSLMVDECRDNSVKEQMRVVLRYVNKHGCVIERFLAIVHVFDTSAISLKKAIDELFAKHKLSLSRLIGQGYDGASNMRGEYNGLKALILKENSSASGIATSLIDKMESYEFVLMMHLMKSLLGITNELSLALQQKDQNIVLAVSLIKTMKVRLQKLRDEGWENFLDIVNKFCSNHMIPVSNMEENMRTRGRSKCNGQMVTNFHHYRVEIFCQVLDMMVEEMSNRFSESSTEVLTCIACLDPKDSFSQFDIGKLLHLAEFYPEDFSLTDCVILEDQLETYIQNVRDEFSMIEDLGSLAIKMVETGKNTIFPLVYRLIELALVLPVATASVERVFSAMKIIKTDLRNRMGDEWMNDSLMNTRRIQLPPLVCMSRSDAGGSNIPPFTAALPKAAAPPPSRKGDTGRAFSTTHPDMPRV encoded by the exons ATGAATGAAAATGCCCCTGGAAATAATCAAATGAAGTCTCCAACaattcaaaaggatttaacacgGGCTTGTGCTGCTGAAGTCACAAATGTCATTCTTAATGATATAAAAGACAATATATTTTCTCTTATGGTTGATGAGTGTCGAGATAATTCAGTCAAAGAACAAATGAGAGTTGTTTTAAGATACGTGAACAAACATGGATGTGTTATTGAAAGATTTCTTGCTATTGTACATGTGTTTGATACTTCTGCTATTTCTTTGAAGAAGGCTATTGATGAATTGTTTGCAAAACATAAGTTGTCATTATCAAGATTGATAGGTCAAGGATACGATGGAGCTTCAAATATGCGAGGTGAGTATAATGGATTGAAGGCTCTTATATTGAAGGAAAATTCATCTGCAAG TGGTATCGCCACCAGTTTGATTGATAAGATGGAGAGTTATGAATTTGTGCTTATGATGCATTTGATGAAATCTTTATTGGGAATCACAAATGAATTGTCACTTGCCTTACAACAAAAGGATCAAAACATTGTATTGGCTGTCAGTTTGATCAAGACAATGAAAGTTCGATtacaaaaattgagagacgaaggATGGGAGAATTTTTTGGACATCGTCAACAAATTTTGTAGTAACCATATGATCCCAGTATCGAATATGGAAGAAAATATGAGAACTCGTGGTCGTAGCAAATGTAATGGACAAATGGTTACTAATTTTCATCACTATCGTGTTGAAATTTTTTGTcag GTTCTTGATATGATGGTTGAAGAGATGAGTAATCGGTTTTCAGAATCAAGTACGGAGGTACTTACTTGCATTGCTTGCTTAGATCCAAAGGACTCTTTTTCTCAATTTGATATTGGTAAGCTACTTCACCTTGCTGAATTTTATCCGGAGGACTTTTCATTGACTGATTGTGTAATACTTGAGGACCAACTTGAGACTTACATTCAAAATGTACGAGATGAATTTTCTATGATTGAAGATTTGGGAAGTCTTGCTATAAAGATGGTTGAAACGGGCAAGAATACAATATTTCCATTGGTATATCGTTTGATCGAGTTAGCATTAGTTTTACCAGTTGCAACTGCTTCTGTTGAAAGAGTTTTTTCTGCGATGAAAATTATCAAGACTGATTTGCGTAATAGGATGGGAGATGAGTGGATGAATGACAGTTTG ATGAACACTCGTAGGATCCAGTTGCCTCCTCTTGTTTGTATGTCTAGATCTGATGCTGGTGGTTcaa ACATACCTCCTTTCACGGCGGCTCTGCCCAAGGCCGCGGCGCCGCCTCCATCTAGGAAAGGTGACACCGGGAGGGCATTCTCAACCACCCACCCAGATATGCCACGTGTTTAA
- the LOC122031832 gene encoding shootin-1-like isoform X2, which translates to MLPEVSRPSAPVWRRRRQRRWGRRRRWRRRALARGPPEAPSHRAPPRGGSIRCFDQVKRLQEEREQRLPESESGDGKPEYEGKEDAPPDSRPESLVGEPTSSGGESGPSFERSDSTDPKEKPDEDGLKPDTAMDGDGEDGNAADPSSGGDEKLAEGSYNGSTGSPEEGRASRLQATGEFTAESKGGEGEKESSDMQSSASLSRRRKAVSGSGAEEMEAEEASIMSKGIATESQPLFAALEIIRSDKYGSVFDRRLESQESASYLNLVRQHMDLETVRAKLDRVGSSRPYSTLEFFRDLLLLCSNAAVFYPKDSPESVAALHLRRQVAKELAAVFPMPKELTPPPPPPLPLPPKPPAPKPESESDLAGALADKPITSAPLIVCRKRSSISNKLTAAAVKDEKEDKPEPARKESDSEEKSLPKKTTKERSVLSGTARGLRTSKPRVGKGQGAAAAKRLNLAPVPNLKSKMVENEAAVDEPPKPDKKNSGGGGTAASSSSAAKKQSAAGFLNRMKRSSKGTLMDMLKTSPPSGSAGGGKATEQKKEAKGKDQSSSRVANAGGGGSAKKAPEASGGVSGKRSVGRPPKRGSAVALPSAKRVREEAESPSVSRAPASTSRKRGRR; encoded by the exons ATGCTGCCAGAGGTTTCGCGACCTTCAGCGCCGGTTTGGCGCAGGCGCCGTCAACGGCGGTGGGGACGACGACGGAGGTGGCGCCGACGTGCCTTGGCTCGAGGACCTCCGGAGGCTCCATCTCACCGAGCTCCGCCGCGAGGTGGATCGATACGATGTTTCGATCAG GTGAAAAGGCTGCAGGAGGAGCGCGAACAGAGGTTGCCGGAGTCGGAATCCGGCGACGGGAAGCCAGAATATGAAGGAAAGGAGGACGCCCCCCCAGATTCGAGGCCGGAAAGCCTCGTCGGAGAGCCGACCTCCTCCGGCGGTGAATCCGGCCCCTCTTTCGAGCGGTCCGACTCgacggatccaaaggagaaaccCGACGAGGACGGTCTGAAGCCAGATACGGCGATGGACGGAGACGGAGAAGACGGCAACGCAGCGGATCCTTCATCCGGTGGCGACGAGAAGTTGGCCGAGGGGTCGTACAACGGGAGCACCGGCAGTCCGGAGGAGGGCCGGGCGTCCCGGCTGCAGGCAACGGGAGAGTTCACTGCCGAGTCTAAAGGCGgggagggggagaaggaaagcagCGATATGCAGAGCTCCGCCAGCTTGTCCCGTCGGAGGAAGGCCGTTTCCGGCAGTGGGGCCGAGGAGATGGAGGCCGAGGAAGCGTCGATCATGAGCAAAGGAATCGCCACGGAATCACAGCCGTTGTTTGCGGCCCTCGAGATCATCCGTTCGGACAAGTATGGATCCGTCTTCGACCGCCGGCTGGAGAGCCAG GAAAGCGCAAGCTATCTAAACTTGGTGCGCCAACACATGGACTTGGAGACGGTGCGAGCCAAGCTGGACCGCGTCGGATCCAGCCGCCCCTATTCGACGTTGGAGTTCTTTCGCGATCTCCTCCTCCTCTGTTCTAACGCCGCCGTTTTCTACCCTAAAGACTCCCCGGAGTCCGTCGCCGCCCTCCACCTCCGCCGCCAAGTGGCGAAGGAGTTGGCGGCTGTCTTTCCAATGCCAAAGGAACTAACCCCGCCACCGCCGCCACCTCTCCCACTGCCGCCGAAGCCACCCGCCCCGAAGCCCGAGTCGGAGTCTGATCTCGCTGGTGCCCTTGCGGATAAGCCAATAACCTCTGCGCCGTTGATCGTATGCCGCAAGCGCAGCTCCATTTCCAACAAGTTAACTGCTGCGGCAGTGAAGGATGAGAAAGAGGATAAGCCTGAGCCTGCGAGAAAGGAGTCGGACAGTGAGGAGAAGAGCCTCCCGAAGAAGACTACCAAGGAAAGATCCGTTCTTAGTGGGACTGCCAGGGGCTTGCGCACCAGCAAACCGCGGGTTGGTAAAGGGCAGGGAGCCGCGGCCGCCAAGAGGCTCAACCTCGCTCCCGTTCCAAACCTTAAGTCCAAAATGGTCGAGAACGAGGCGGCTGTCGACGAGCCGCCTAAACCAGACAAGAAGAACAGCGGTGGAGGCGGAACtgcagcttcttcaagctccgcGGCGAAGAAACAAAGCGCAGCCGGCTTCTTGAACCGGATGAAGCGGAGCTCCAAAGGAACTTTGATGGATATGTTGAAGACCTCCCCTCCCTCCGGTTCCGCCGGTGGCGGAAAGGCCACGGAACAGAAGAAGGAGGCGAAAGGAAAGGACCAGAGCAGTTCCCGTGTTGCGAATGCCGGGGGAGGCGGTTCTGCAAAGAAGGCCCCAGAAGCGAGCGGCGGTGTGTCGGGAAAAAGGAGCGTGGGTAGACCGCCGAAGAGGGGGTCGGCGGTTGCCCTTCCTTCTGCAAAGAGGGTAAGGGAGGAGGCGGAGTCGCCCTCCGTTTCCAGGGCTCCGGCGTCAACGTCGAGGAAGCGGGGACGGAGATGA
- the LOC122031832 gene encoding uncharacterized protein DDB_G0284459-like isoform X1, which yields MERSGDLEGKEIWGTREELLLAFAVVRHGTRRWDSVATEIQSRVPGSSPVTAQGCCQRFRDLQRRFGAGAVNGGGDDDGGGADVPWLEDLRRLHLTELRREVDRYDVSIRSLQSKVKRLQEEREQRLPESESGDGKPEYEGKEDAPPDSRPESLVGEPTSSGGESGPSFERSDSTDPKEKPDEDGLKPDTAMDGDGEDGNAADPSSGGDEKLAEGSYNGSTGSPEEGRASRLQATGEFTAESKGGEGEKESSDMQSSASLSRRRKAVSGSGAEEMEAEEASIMSKGIATESQPLFAALEIIRSDKYGSVFDRRLESQESASYLNLVRQHMDLETVRAKLDRVGSSRPYSTLEFFRDLLLLCSNAAVFYPKDSPESVAALHLRRQVAKELAAVFPMPKELTPPPPPPLPLPPKPPAPKPESESDLAGALADKPITSAPLIVCRKRSSISNKLTAAAVKDEKEDKPEPARKESDSEEKSLPKKTTKERSVLSGTARGLRTSKPRVGKGQGAAAAKRLNLAPVPNLKSKMVENEAAVDEPPKPDKKNSGGGGTAASSSSAAKKQSAAGFLNRMKRSSKGTLMDMLKTSPPSGSAGGGKATEQKKEAKGKDQSSSRVANAGGGGSAKKAPEASGGVSGKRSVGRPPKRGSAVALPSAKRVREEAESPSVSRAPASTSRKRGRR from the exons ATGGAGAGATCCGGCGATCTGGAGGGGAAGGAGATCTGGGGGACGCGGGAGGAACTCCTTCTGGCGTTCGCGGTCGTTCGGCACGGCACTCGCCGTTGGGACTCCGTCGCGACTGAGATCCAGTCCCGCGTTCCCGGATCCAGCCCGGTCACCGCCCAGGGATGCTGCCAGAGGTTTCGCGACCTTCAGCGCCGGTTTGGCGCAGGCGCCGTCAACGGCGGTGGGGACGACGACGGAGGTGGCGCCGACGTGCCTTGGCTCGAGGACCTCCGGAGGCTCCATCTCACCGAGCTCCGCCGCGAGGTGGATCGATACGATGTTTCGATCAG ATCTTTGCAATCAAAGGTGAAAAGGCTGCAGGAGGAGCGCGAACAGAGGTTGCCGGAGTCGGAATCCGGCGACGGGAAGCCAGAATATGAAGGAAAGGAGGACGCCCCCCCAGATTCGAGGCCGGAAAGCCTCGTCGGAGAGCCGACCTCCTCCGGCGGTGAATCCGGCCCCTCTTTCGAGCGGTCCGACTCgacggatccaaaggagaaaccCGACGAGGACGGTCTGAAGCCAGATACGGCGATGGACGGAGACGGAGAAGACGGCAACGCAGCGGATCCTTCATCCGGTGGCGACGAGAAGTTGGCCGAGGGGTCGTACAACGGGAGCACCGGCAGTCCGGAGGAGGGCCGGGCGTCCCGGCTGCAGGCAACGGGAGAGTTCACTGCCGAGTCTAAAGGCGgggagggggagaaggaaagcagCGATATGCAGAGCTCCGCCAGCTTGTCCCGTCGGAGGAAGGCCGTTTCCGGCAGTGGGGCCGAGGAGATGGAGGCCGAGGAAGCGTCGATCATGAGCAAAGGAATCGCCACGGAATCACAGCCGTTGTTTGCGGCCCTCGAGATCATCCGTTCGGACAAGTATGGATCCGTCTTCGACCGCCGGCTGGAGAGCCAG GAAAGCGCAAGCTATCTAAACTTGGTGCGCCAACACATGGACTTGGAGACGGTGCGAGCCAAGCTGGACCGCGTCGGATCCAGCCGCCCCTATTCGACGTTGGAGTTCTTTCGCGATCTCCTCCTCCTCTGTTCTAACGCCGCCGTTTTCTACCCTAAAGACTCCCCGGAGTCCGTCGCCGCCCTCCACCTCCGCCGCCAAGTGGCGAAGGAGTTGGCGGCTGTCTTTCCAATGCCAAAGGAACTAACCCCGCCACCGCCGCCACCTCTCCCACTGCCGCCGAAGCCACCCGCCCCGAAGCCCGAGTCGGAGTCTGATCTCGCTGGTGCCCTTGCGGATAAGCCAATAACCTCTGCGCCGTTGATCGTATGCCGCAAGCGCAGCTCCATTTCCAACAAGTTAACTGCTGCGGCAGTGAAGGATGAGAAAGAGGATAAGCCTGAGCCTGCGAGAAAGGAGTCGGACAGTGAGGAGAAGAGCCTCCCGAAGAAGACTACCAAGGAAAGATCCGTTCTTAGTGGGACTGCCAGGGGCTTGCGCACCAGCAAACCGCGGGTTGGTAAAGGGCAGGGAGCCGCGGCCGCCAAGAGGCTCAACCTCGCTCCCGTTCCAAACCTTAAGTCCAAAATGGTCGAGAACGAGGCGGCTGTCGACGAGCCGCCTAAACCAGACAAGAAGAACAGCGGTGGAGGCGGAACtgcagcttcttcaagctccgcGGCGAAGAAACAAAGCGCAGCCGGCTTCTTGAACCGGATGAAGCGGAGCTCCAAAGGAACTTTGATGGATATGTTGAAGACCTCCCCTCCCTCCGGTTCCGCCGGTGGCGGAAAGGCCACGGAACAGAAGAAGGAGGCGAAAGGAAAGGACCAGAGCAGTTCCCGTGTTGCGAATGCCGGGGGAGGCGGTTCTGCAAAGAAGGCCCCAGAAGCGAGCGGCGGTGTGTCGGGAAAAAGGAGCGTGGGTAGACCGCCGAAGAGGGGGTCGGCGGTTGCCCTTCCTTCTGCAAAGAGGGTAAGGGAGGAGGCGGAGTCGCCCTCCGTTTCCAGGGCTCCGGCGTCAACGTCGAGGAAGCGGGGACGGAGATGA